In Elephas maximus indicus isolate mEleMax1 chromosome 4, mEleMax1 primary haplotype, whole genome shotgun sequence, a genomic segment contains:
- the LPAR5 gene encoding lysophosphatidic acid receptor 5: MLPNSTANTSTTNNSVPCPNYQPTHHLHMVVYSLVLAAGLPLNLLALWVFLRALRVHSVVSVYMCNLAASDLLFSLSLPVRISYYARHHWPFPDLVCQTAGAIFQINMYGSCIFLALINVDRYAAIVHPLRLRHLRRPRVARYLCLGVWALILMFAVPAALVHRPSRCRHADREVRLCFESFSNELWKGRLLPLVLLAEALGFLLPLVAVVYSSVRVFWTLARPDATLSHRRRKTVRLLLLNLVIFLLCFVPYNSTLAVYGLLRGQLVVASEAARDQVRRVLMVMVLLAGANCVLDPLVYYFSADGFRNTLRGLGTPLRTRTSATNGAQETLAVWPAETTRTTIPDATSERLLRPSNPRTPFTQSLQESAL, from the coding sequence ATGTTGCCCAACTCCACAGCCAACACCAGTACTACCAACAACTCCGTTCCGTGTCCAAACTACCAGCCAACCCACCACCTGCACATGGTGGTCTACAGCCTAGTGCTGGCCGCTGGGCTCCCCCTCAACTTGCTGGCCCTCTGGGTCTTCCTGCGCGCGCTACGTGTGCACTCTGTGGTGAGCGTGTACATGTGCAACCTGGCGGCCAGCGACCTGCTCTTCAGCCTGTCGCTGCCCGTACGCATCTCCTACTATGCACGGCACCACTGGCCCTTCCCAGACCTCGTGTGCCAGACAGCAGGCGCCATCTTCCAGATAAACATGTACGGCAGCTGCATTTTCCTCGCGCTCATCAACGTGGACCGCTATGCCGCCATCGTGCACCCGCTGCGGCTGCGCCACCTGCGGCGGCCCCGCGTGGCACGGTACCTCTGCCTTGGCGTGTGGGCGCTCATCCTGATGTTTGCCGTGCCCGCTGCCCTCGTGCACAGGCCCTCACGCTGCAGACACGCGGACAGGGAGGTGCGCCTGTGCTTCGAGAGCTTCAGTAACGAGCTGTGGAAGGGTCGGCTGCTGCCGCTGGTACTGCTGGCCGAAGCGCTGGGCTTCCTGCTGCCCCTGGTGGCTGTGGTCTACTCATCGGTCCGGGTCTTCTGGACGCTGGCGCGACCCGACGCCACGCTGAGCCATCGGCGGCGGAAGACAGTGCGCCTCTTGCTGCTCAACCTCGTCATCTTCTTGCTGTGCTTCGTGCCTTACAACTCCACGCTGGCAGTCTACGGGCTGCTGCGGGGCCAGCTAGTGGTGGCGAGCGAGGCGGCCCGCGACCAGGTGCGCAGGGTGCTGATGGTGATGGTGCTGTTGGCCGGCGCCAACTGTGTGCTGGACCCGTTGGTGTACTACTTCAGTGCCGACGGTTTCCGAAACACCCTGAGGGGCCTGGGCACTCCGCTCCGGACTAGGACCTCGGCCACCAACGGGGCTCAGGAAACGCTGGCCGTATGGCCCGCTGAGACCACCCGCACCACCATTCCGGATGCCACTAGTGAGCGGCTTCTCCGGCCCTCCAACCCCCGGACGCCCTTTACCCAGAGCCTCCAGGAATCGGCCCTCTGA